One part of the Streptomyces sp. SS1-1 genome encodes these proteins:
- a CDS encoding NAD(P)-dependent oxidoreductase, with product MDQPTVGILHPGSMGAAVAACAATNAADVLWCEAGRSSASVERAAQAGLTPVATLAELLDRSDIVISLCPPASAEELAHDVAGHRFAGVYVEANAINPERSTRIAALLEPVAIVVDGGVVGSPPVGGKTPALYLSGPAGAIERIEALFVGTAVRTVVLGTDIGKASALKLAYASFQKTSRVLVALAVGMAREHGVDQELIEVASRRADSYLSERQYVAKTAARAWRWGPELEEAADTLAAAGLPPEMLRAAASTLARWHDTKDDSSLTLADALDRLAHP from the coding sequence GTGGACCAGCCGACCGTCGGCATCCTCCACCCCGGCAGCATGGGCGCCGCCGTCGCAGCCTGCGCCGCGACCAACGCAGCCGACGTCCTGTGGTGCGAGGCCGGGCGCAGCTCCGCATCCGTGGAGCGCGCCGCGCAGGCCGGGCTGACACCTGTGGCTACGCTGGCCGAGCTGTTGGACCGCAGCGACATCGTCATCAGCCTCTGCCCACCGGCTTCTGCCGAGGAACTGGCCCACGACGTCGCCGGGCACCGCTTCGCCGGTGTGTACGTGGAGGCGAACGCCATCAACCCCGAGCGATCAACGCGGATCGCCGCGCTGCTTGAACCGGTCGCGATCGTCGTCGACGGTGGCGTTGTCGGCTCCCCGCCGGTCGGTGGCAAGACACCGGCCCTGTACCTGTCCGGCCCGGCCGGCGCGATCGAGCGCATCGAGGCGCTGTTCGTGGGCACCGCCGTCCGGACGGTCGTACTGGGCACGGACATCGGGAAGGCGTCCGCGTTGAAGCTGGCGTACGCCAGCTTCCAAAAGACGTCGCGGGTGCTGGTGGCGCTCGCGGTCGGCATGGCGCGGGAGCACGGCGTCGACCAGGAGCTCATCGAGGTCGCCTCGCGGCGCGCTGACTCGTACCTGTCCGAGCGGCAGTATGTCGCCAAGACTGCGGCCCGCGCTTGGCGCTGGGGCCCGGAGCTGGAGGAAGCTGCCGACACGCTCGCGGCCGCCGGCCTCCCACCGGAGATGCTGCGAGCGGCCGCGTCCACACTGGCACGGTGGCACGACACCAAGGACGACAGCTCGCTCACGCTCGCCGACGCCTTGGACCGACTCGCCCATCCATAG
- a CDS encoding helix-turn-helix domain-containing protein: MSAFQAIDALLASTSPGLIPLPPAQERRARREGLNLSRAQLAQALGVSPSTVAGWESGRDPSGEAREKYAYFLEGARTKLDASAAAEIPQAEPAGHSPAEADETGTDDADALPVPQPCVLCGQPARHQVAGYPQHLDPAECATAEPTQLEQPAPPVKLRQPASTGQRSRAARGVKVVPVGRRVQAASDSPDLIGSAVAVALAEHAGDVDAATAALVKRAIPDAMALLDHSRKGGRYDVVAHPWLPDVLRKQTARGADQVWEARPKWTRPELPVGEHEVAALDINGAYLSALKTHLPIGQLEHSTGDHHDRRRAGVHLITPPAWEHDAVLPNPIGSRDEPGPLWVTEPTLRLLLRLAGPKYGLCDSPQIHESWTSGATEGLLEKFRIALKDARDRAITDNDDVTLEYVKAMYSKFVSTLGESNYNRELYRTDWMHLIRSQAFANLWWKAHRAYDEGLMVVRAMGTDELHVIGDWRAVFPEGRGVTEVKLKDVYTVGNDQDQATQPPARPS; the protein is encoded by the coding sequence ATGAGCGCTTTCCAGGCCATTGACGCGTTGCTCGCGTCCACATCGCCCGGCCTCATCCCGCTCCCGCCTGCCCAGGAGCGGCGCGCACGGCGTGAGGGACTGAACCTCTCACGCGCCCAGCTAGCGCAGGCCTTGGGCGTCAGCCCGTCCACGGTCGCAGGCTGGGAGTCCGGGCGGGACCCGAGCGGCGAAGCGCGCGAGAAGTACGCGTATTTCCTCGAGGGAGCCCGCACCAAGCTGGACGCCTCCGCGGCTGCGGAGATACCCCAAGCCGAACCCGCAGGCCACAGCCCAGCGGAGGCAGACGAGACCGGCACGGACGACGCCGACGCCCTGCCCGTGCCTCAACCGTGCGTGCTGTGCGGGCAGCCGGCCCGCCACCAGGTCGCGGGATACCCGCAGCATCTAGACCCTGCCGAGTGCGCCACGGCTGAGCCCACGCAGCTGGAGCAGCCCGCGCCCCCTGTGAAGCTGCGGCAGCCGGCGTCCACTGGGCAACGAAGCCGGGCGGCGCGCGGCGTTAAGGTCGTGCCCGTCGGCCGCCGGGTGCAGGCGGCATCCGACTCGCCCGACCTGATCGGCTCCGCGGTCGCGGTCGCGCTCGCCGAACACGCCGGCGATGTCGACGCGGCGACGGCCGCGCTGGTGAAGCGGGCGATCCCGGACGCGATGGCACTGCTCGACCACAGCCGCAAGGGCGGCCGCTACGACGTGGTCGCCCACCCGTGGCTGCCCGACGTCCTGCGCAAGCAGACCGCCCGTGGGGCCGACCAGGTCTGGGAGGCCCGACCGAAGTGGACCCGCCCCGAACTGCCCGTGGGCGAGCACGAGGTGGCCGCGCTCGACATCAACGGCGCCTACCTGTCCGCGCTCAAGACGCACCTGCCGATCGGGCAGCTGGAGCACTCCACCGGTGACCACCACGACCGGCGCCGCGCCGGCGTCCACCTGATCACCCCGCCAGCCTGGGAGCACGACGCGGTGTTGCCCAACCCGATCGGCAGCCGAGACGAGCCCGGCCCGCTGTGGGTGACCGAACCGACACTGCGCCTCCTGCTGCGCCTGGCGGGCCCGAAGTACGGGCTGTGCGACTCACCGCAGATCCACGAGTCATGGACCTCGGGGGCCACAGAGGGGCTGCTGGAGAAGTTCCGCATCGCCCTCAAGGATGCCCGGGACCGGGCGATCACCGACAACGACGACGTGACGCTGGAGTACGTCAAAGCGATGTACTCGAAGTTCGTCTCCACACTGGGGGAGTCGAACTACAACCGGGAGCTGTACCGCACCGACTGGATGCACCTCATCCGCTCCCAAGCCTTCGCGAACCTGTGGTGGAAGGCCCACCGCGCCTACGACGAAGGCCTCATGGTCGTACGCGCGATGGGCACCGACGAACTCCACGTCATCGGCGACTGGCGCGCAGTGTTCCCCGAGGGCCGCGGCGTCACCGAGGTGAAGCTCAAGGACGTCTACACCGTCGGCAACGACCAGGACCAGGCCACGCAGCCCCCTGCAAGGCCCTCCTAG
- a CDS encoding phosphotransferase-like protein — MTEKQGVILYGPPASGKDTVTTALSKLNSKYTQFARLKVGTGKAAGYRMGTAEQLRKFEAAGDVVYANARYGNTYAIDRPGVDAAFTVGVPVVHLGQIDGIRALVNGYPADWSVVLLWCPREVTEQRSAERGDSDTAARLAAWDATRVDLDAHPGMVWDLTVDTTAASPQDAARLIHQLLAQRTGAATL, encoded by the coding sequence ATGACGGAGAAGCAAGGCGTGATCCTCTACGGCCCGCCAGCATCGGGCAAGGACACTGTCACCACCGCTCTCAGCAAACTCAACTCTAAGTACACACAGTTCGCGCGGCTCAAGGTCGGAACAGGCAAGGCCGCCGGCTACCGGATGGGCACAGCGGAGCAACTGCGCAAATTCGAGGCTGCGGGCGACGTCGTCTACGCAAACGCCCGGTACGGCAACACGTACGCGATCGACCGGCCCGGCGTCGATGCCGCGTTCACGGTCGGGGTGCCTGTGGTGCACCTTGGGCAAATTGACGGCATCCGGGCTCTGGTCAACGGATACCCGGCCGACTGGTCGGTGGTGCTGTTGTGGTGCCCGCGCGAGGTGACCGAGCAGCGGTCGGCAGAGCGCGGCGACAGCGATACCGCGGCGCGCCTGGCGGCGTGGGACGCGACCCGCGTGGACTTGGACGCGCATCCAGGCATGGTCTGGGACCTGACGGTGGACACCACGGCAGCATCTCCGCAGGACGCAGCGCGACTTATCCACCAGCTGCTGGCGCAGCGGACGGGGGCGGCGACGCTGTGA
- a CDS encoding HAD family hydrolase, which yields MSLALFDLDGTLVDRQSAFVDAVAAFCQAHRFGPEIEAWLLAELADRANAADFSRLRQAFTLTEPATELWQAYGHCIAGAVSCRPTVVEGVARLRAVGWTVGIVTNGASDIQRAKLAATGLVGLVDGVAVSGDHEIRKPDPRLFELAASRCGVSLADGGWMVGDNPAGDIGGGHRVGLSTIWLRGRPWPDGLPAADHVVGDVTDAITILLAETE from the coding sequence GTGAGCCTCGCCCTTTTCGACCTGGACGGCACGCTGGTCGATCGCCAGTCGGCCTTCGTCGACGCCGTGGCCGCCTTCTGCCAGGCGCACCGATTCGGCCCCGAGATCGAAGCCTGGCTCCTCGCAGAACTCGCCGACCGGGCAAACGCAGCCGACTTCTCCCGCTTGCGCCAGGCGTTCACCCTGACTGAACCGGCAACAGAACTCTGGCAGGCATACGGCCACTGCATAGCGGGTGCCGTCTCGTGCCGTCCGACTGTCGTAGAGGGCGTGGCGCGACTTCGTGCAGTCGGCTGGACGGTCGGCATCGTCACCAACGGGGCCTCCGACATTCAGCGCGCCAAGCTCGCTGCCACCGGCCTCGTCGGCCTGGTCGACGGCGTCGCGGTCTCCGGCGATCACGAGATTCGCAAGCCGGACCCGCGACTCTTCGAACTCGCAGCCTCCCGTTGCGGCGTTAGCCTCGCAGACGGCGGCTGGATGGTCGGCGACAACCCGGCCGGGGATATCGGCGGCGGCCACCGGGTCGGCCTGAGCACCATCTGGCTGCGCGGCCGCCCGTGGCCCGACGGACTCCCCGCCGCGGATCACGTCGTCGGCGACGTCACCGACGCCATCACCATCCTGCTCGCAGAGACGGAGTAG
- a CDS encoding helix-turn-helix domain-containing protein — MSYQAQTWVDKTGIKLCNNSGELLVLVRVANHTNADMRGCYASAETLAGECLMGESTVLKHLRRLKSAGVLIPGDPKMVSHLRADRRPPVYDLAGGHEKGCPGGHDVNDLCHVTSTGAQIEHPSKPARATGARSEHPPKKRRSAGARFEHPQPEEPATGVQIDLSRVFKSSTNSSKDLNSLFSVPADAFAFQPSRQSHRRERETAAPEQATGGSAVDRAGQDDADVVLAAYSEALGRPLLNGRRLALREQALQLLAAGLPAEWIADRAREMAARPDWKDLVKHAEASRVPLPGQRPAAAPGKRREMCVKPGHGGGAFPADDCPRCASEARPRREGASRIDTAALIGLLRGGQSADRTTS, encoded by the coding sequence ATGAGCTATCAGGCGCAGACGTGGGTCGACAAAACCGGCATCAAGCTCTGCAACAACTCTGGCGAGCTACTGGTGCTCGTGCGCGTCGCGAACCACACCAATGCCGACATGCGTGGCTGCTACGCGTCGGCGGAGACGCTGGCGGGCGAGTGCCTGATGGGCGAGTCCACGGTGCTCAAGCACCTGCGCCGGCTGAAGTCCGCGGGCGTTCTGATTCCGGGCGATCCGAAGATGGTTAGCCACCTGCGTGCGGACCGGCGGCCGCCGGTCTACGACCTCGCCGGCGGGCACGAGAAGGGCTGCCCGGGCGGCCATGACGTGAACGATCTCTGCCATGTCACATCCACGGGTGCTCAGATCGAGCACCCGTCGAAACCGGCCCGCGCCACGGGTGCTCGATCTGAGCACCCGCCGAAAAAGCGCAGGTCAGCGGGTGCTCGATTTGAACACCCGCAGCCGGAAGAGCCCGCTACGGGTGTTCAAATCGATCTCTCACGGGTGTTCAAATCGAGCACCAATAGTTCTAAGGATTTGAACTCTCTCTTCTCTGTCCCCGCTGACGCGTTCGCCTTCCAGCCGTCACGGCAGTCCCACAGGCGAGAGAGAGAGACGGCTGCGCCGGAACAAGCAACAGGCGGGAGCGCCGTCGACCGTGCGGGTCAGGACGACGCAGACGTGGTTCTCGCCGCGTACAGCGAGGCTCTGGGACGGCCGCTACTCAACGGCCGCCGCTTGGCCCTGCGGGAGCAAGCTCTGCAACTGCTGGCCGCAGGGCTGCCAGCTGAGTGGATCGCCGACCGGGCCCGGGAGATGGCCGCACGGCCGGACTGGAAGGACTTGGTCAAGCACGCGGAAGCCTCCCGGGTTCCGCTGCCTGGGCAGCGCCCGGCTGCTGCTCCCGGCAAGCGCCGGGAAATGTGCGTCAAGCCCGGCCACGGCGGGGGGGCGTTCCCGGCTGACGACTGCCCGCGGTGCGCGTCTGAGGCCAGGCCGCGCCGCGAGGGCGCGTCCAGGATCGATACGGCTGCGCTGATCGGCCTTCTGCGCGGTGGCCAGTCCGCCGACCGCACCACGTCCTGA
- a CDS encoding helix-turn-helix domain-containing protein yields the protein MSELLDAVDALVARPDILPPPEVRARLRKADGLTQQEVAKVFGVTRAAFNRWEVGAVKPHRHRLEAYAHLLRRWATKHPEAAEGFFAETD from the coding sequence GTGTCTGAACTGCTTGATGCAGTCGATGCGCTTGTCGCGCGGCCGGACATCCTGCCGCCGCCGGAGGTTCGCGCACGCCTGCGTAAGGCTGACGGTTTGACTCAGCAAGAGGTGGCCAAGGTCTTCGGCGTCACCCGTGCCGCGTTCAACCGATGGGAAGTCGGGGCCGTGAAGCCGCACCGACACCGCTTGGAAGCGTATGCCCATCTCCTGAGGCGATGGGCTACGAAGCATCCCGAGGCAGCCGAAGGCTTCTTCGCGGAGACTGACTGA
- a CDS encoding transcriptional regulator produces MPERNIEFGKYGASGLKGHEAVARQLDALAGYIATPITTRRGLLARLHYLTRTDHARAAARAAGLTVTDHTLRAWLDGTRTPLRKNLERVEQAYRTVRRHNVARYLLARLNREGRGTRVEFHPVNQSQVDRPRQRVVSYRSLNVRHWDRIVQAWANDDDQALDDAWVSDAAVDLGSEWGQYEYVTNIGFAA; encoded by the coding sequence ATGCCTGAGCGGAACATCGAGTTCGGCAAGTACGGCGCCAGCGGCCTCAAAGGCCACGAAGCCGTCGCCCGCCAGCTGGACGCCCTCGCCGGCTACATCGCCACCCCGATCACCACCCGGCGAGGCCTCCTCGCCCGCCTGCACTACCTCACCCGCACTGACCACGCCCGCGCCGCAGCCCGCGCCGCCGGCCTGACCGTCACCGACCACACCCTGCGAGCCTGGCTGGACGGCACGCGCACACCCTTGAGGAAGAACCTCGAACGCGTCGAGCAGGCTTACCGCACCGTGCGCCGCCACAACGTGGCCCGCTACCTGCTCGCCCGCCTCAACCGCGAAGGGCGCGGCACCCGCGTGGAGTTCCACCCCGTCAACCAGTCCCAGGTCGACCGGCCCCGCCAGCGAGTGGTGTCGTACCGCAGCCTCAACGTCCGCCACTGGGACCGGATCGTCCAAGCCTGGGCCAACGACGACGACCAAGCCCTGGACGACGCGTGGGTCAGCGACGCGGCGGTAGACCTCGGCTCCGAATGGGGCCAGTACGAGTACGTCACCAACATCGGTTTCGCCGCATGA